One part of the Pseudoliparis swirei isolate HS2019 ecotype Mariana Trench chromosome 6, NWPU_hadal_v1, whole genome shotgun sequence genome encodes these proteins:
- the LOC130194633 gene encoding E3 ubiquitin-protein ligase TRIM69-like, whose product MSAASCQLTEGQFLCSICLDVFTHPVTTPCGHNFCKACITQHWNVNVPYQCPNCKKRFSRRPELQVNTFISEMAAQFRQAAQQEASSSSSEQQAAKPGEVPCDVCTGTKRKALKSCLVCLESYCETHLEPHLTRPGLKRHQLMEPVENLEGRMCLKHQDKPLELFCQTDQTCVCTLCGDLDHKNHHVVPLVEGYEGKKAEMKKTEAETKEMIQKRRLKIQELKHSVQLSAEQADREIAGGVQVLTALKEFVERSQAELILRIKEKHRNTEKQAEGFIQELEQELCELEKRSTEVEQLSRSEDHLHLPQSLRTLKAAPPTKNWTGVRVRPPSYEGTVMRAVKQLEETLSNQMKKLFEGELKRVQQSAVDVTLDPDSAHPELILSDDRKQVEHGDVKKNLLDNPKRFDYSLIVLAKQSFSSGRSYYEVQVEGKTKWDLGVVRESINRKGRITASPQEGFWTICLRNENEYYTLADPSVHLFLKSHPQKVGVLVDYEEGLVSFYDVDTAALIYSFTGCCFTEKLFPSFSPSRNEGGINSAPLIISPVNHTE is encoded by the coding sequence ATGTCTGCTGCCAGCTGTCAGCTGACTGAGGGtcagttcctgtgctccatctgtctggatgtgttcactcaTCCAGTCAccacaccatgtggacacaacttctgtaAAGCCTGCATCACTCAACACTGGAACGTCAATGTCCCCTATCAGTGTCCTAACTGTAAGAAGCGTTTCTCCAGGAGACCTGAGCTGCAGGTCAACACCTTCATCTCTGAGATGGCTGCTCAGTTCAGACAGGCAGCTCAACAggaagccagcagcagcagctcagagcaacaagctgccaaaccaggagaagttccctgtgacgtctgcactggaaccaaacggAAGGCCCTGAAATCCTGCCTGGTATGTCTGGAgtcctactgtgagactcacctggagcctcacctgacaagACCAGgtctgaagagacatcagctgatggaacctgtggagaacctggaaggcaggatgtgtctgaagcatcaagataaacctctggagctgttctgtcagaccgaccagacgtgtgtctgcacGCTCTGCGGTGATCTAGACCACAAGAACCACCATGTTGTTCCTCTTGTAGAAGGATATGAAGGAAAGAAAGCCGAGATGAAGAAGACTGAGGCTGAAACcaaggagatgatccagaagagacgcctgaagattcaggagcTCAAACACTCGGTGCAGCTCAGTGCGGAACaagcagacagagagatagCAGGTGGTGTTCAGGTCTTGACCGCTCTGAAGGAGTTTGTTGAGAGAAGCCAGGCCGAGCTCATCCTCAGGATCAAAGAgaagcacagaaacacagagaaacaggctgaaggcttCATCCAAGAGCTGGAACAGGAACTCTGTGAGCTGGAGAAGAGAAGCACTGAGGTGGAGCAGCTCTCAcgctctgaagaccacctccacctcccccagAGCCTCAGGACCCTGAAGGCTGCTCCACCCACCAAGAACTGGACCGGAGTCAGAGTCCGTCCACCTTCCTATGAGGGGACAGTGATGAGAGctgtgaagcagctggaggagacgctcagcaaTCAGATGAAGAAGCTGTTTGAGGGCGAGCTGAAGAGGGTCCAGCAGTCTGCAGTGGatgtgactcttgatcctgatTCAGCACATCCTGaactcatcctgtctgatgataGAAAACAAGTTGAACATGGTGATGTAAAGAAGAATCTTCTAGACAACCCAAAGAGATTTGATTATAGTCTTATCGTCTTAGCAAAGCAGAGTTTCTCTTCAGGAAGATCTTACTACGAGGTTCAGGTTGAAGGAAAGACTAAGTGGGATTTAGGAGTGGTGAGAGAGTCCATCAACAGGAAGGGAAGAATCACAGCGTCTCCTCAGGAAGGTTTCTGGACGATATGTTTGAGGAATGAGAACGAGTATTACACTCTTGCTGACCCTTCAGTCCATCTCTTTTTGAAGTCTCatcctcagaaggtgggggtgttggtggattatgaggagggtctggtctccttctatgacgttGATACTGCAGCTCTtatctactcctttactggctgctgCTTCACTGAGAAACTCTTCCCATCCTTCAGTCCAAGTCGTAATGAAGGtggtataaactctgctcctctgatcatctctcctgtcaatcacacagaGTAG